From the Primulina tabacum isolate GXHZ01 chromosome 3, ASM2559414v2, whole genome shotgun sequence genome, one window contains:
- the LOC142540965 gene encoding NAC domain-containing protein 100-like translates to MENDYRFVKRDDQMELPPGFRFHPTDEELITHYLSKKVIDASFSCIAIGDVDMNKIEPWELPWRAKLGEKEWYFFCVRDKKYPTGLRTNRATVAGYWKATGKDKEIFRGKTLVGMKKTLVFYKGRAPRGEKSNWVTHEYRLEGKLSFDNFPKSAKNDWVISRVFHKTSGGKKVHISGLMRMNQKGDDSPPSTLPPLTDPSPFHENRKLVESESKHVHCFSNPISSQKGQESFANPFNNPMDSLSWGQLHTIQGGRMGFQIPGSIPFQDPSILRSLLGNYRQNVGKEMVSLPQETGLNKENSLVPSNLELGKKSFGDQEAPAAPVGAQDIDCIWSY, encoded by the exons ATGGAAAACGATTATCGATTTGTTAAGAGGGATGATCAGATGGAACTGCCTCCGGGATTTCGATTCCATCCGACGGATGAAGAGTTGATCACTCACTATTTGTCCAAGAAAGTTATCGACGCCAGTTTCTCGTGTATAGCTATTGGtgatgttgacatgaacaaaATTGAGCCATGGGAATTGCCAT GGAGAGCAAAACTGGGTGAGAAGGAATGGTACTTTTTCTGCGTGAGGGACAAGAAGTACCCAACCGGATTGAGAACGAACCGGGCTACGGTTGCCGGTTACTGGAAAGCTACCGGAAAAGATAAGGAGATTTTCAGGGGGAAGACGCTAGTGGGGATgaaaaagactttggttttctACAAGGGAAGAGCCCCTAGAGGAGAAAAATCCAATTGGGTTACTCATGAATATAGATTGGAGGGAAAACTATCCTTTGATAACTTTCCAAAATCTGCTAAG AACGACTGGGTGATTAGCCGTGTTTTCCACAAGACTTCTGGTGGGAAAAAGGTCCATATATCAGGACTgatgagaatgaatcagaaagGGGACGATTCGCCTCCTTCCACTCTGCCACCATTGACGGATCCTTCGCCGTTCCACGAAAACAGAAAGCTCGTCGAATCGGAATCGAAACACGTGCACTGCTTCTCCAATCCAATATCCTCCCAGAAAGGCCAAGAAAGTTTCGCAAATCCTTTCAACAATCCCATGGATTCTCTCTCTTGGGGACAACTCCATACCATTCAAGGGGGAAGAATGGGGTTCCAAATCCCTGGATCGATCCCGTTTCAGGACCCATCGATTTTAAGGAGCTTGCTTGGGAATTATAGGCAGAATGTTGGCAAAGAAATGGTGAGTTTACCGCAAGAAACTGGATTAAACAAGGAAAACTCTCTGGTCCCGTCGAACCTCGAATTGGGGAAGAAATCATTTGGAGATCAAGAAGCTCCGGCTGCTCCAGTTGGAGCACAGGATATCGATTGCATTTGGAGCTACTGA